A genomic stretch from Strongyloides ratti genome assembly S_ratti_ED321, chromosome : 1 includes:
- a CDS encoding Fanconi anemia group J protein — MPLIDVEGISVSFPYTPYSCQNAFIKSVMIALKNKQNAALESPTGTGKTLSLLCSTLAWLQAEKVKLAPEIVRQAAVSGNKGKSNDSNNGGSGDMITFPKIIYASRTHSQLTQVISELNKTAYKHVNTVLLASRDQLCVNEQVKKITSSHAKGMMCRNLVSTRKCNYFTTLETDEDMLSMLYENNGDILDIDNLVKKAKHLKHCPFFKSRKDFTKADLILLPYNYILDPKLRAAQKIDLAGNVIIFDEAHNLENICEESSSINFTSTDISMCLKECKGVMELYLSLEETVRDEMDNTDLAFGEANLEKKFPFEKNDCAQLLLLLQNFENVIDKIDYSVSKTVQDIDGYLFEGSFMIDLLQKAGIEKAAASSISSLVDKMGQFIVKNQFLAREFGLSSSEKLLEFANLVSTIYADSYEKDEATSSMRTCQKVASSLFKLYITKSNKCVEFHYWCFSAGHAMRYIQSRGVHSIIVASGTLSPLHQYINSIGIDFPITLENEHAAKCTQIFSGAIKNTSTGEPLLGTFKNRGNMVYMHELGSIIYNSSKIIPQGILVFFPSYSQMNLLIQSWKEKKLKSGRTIWIELERYKDLYVEPKDKSDVPLIITRFSASIESGKGAILFAVCRGKMSEGIDFKDSQSRGVIIIGIPFPPLREPRVVLKKIYLGDNIKKNSLVLSPDEWYKLEGIRAVNQAIGRVIRHKDDFGAVLLLDQRFGMMDKNQYPSWMRGSIKSYDTSKIFLEKCSQFFSDKEKKNRHLSG, encoded by the exons atgccCTTAATTGATGTTGAGGGTATATCAGTATCATTTCCATATACCCCCTATTCTTGTCAAAATGCTTTTATAAAATCAGTTATGATtgcattaaaaaataaacaaaatgcTGCTTTAGAATCACCGACTGGGACGGGAAAAACTTTATCATTGTTATGTTCAACATTGGCATGGCTTCAGGCGGAGAAAGTTAAATTGGCACCTGAAATTGTTAGGCAAGCTGCAGTCTCTGGAAATA agGGAAAATCTAATGATAGTAATAATGGCGGTAGTGGTGATATGATTACTTttccaaaaataatttacgcATCAAGAACTCATTCACAATTAACACAAGTTATAAGTGAACTTAATAAAACAGCTTATAAACATGTAAATACAGTTTTACTTGCCTCAAGAGATCAATTATGTGTTAATGAACAGGTTAAGAAAATTACAAGTTCCCATGCTAAAGGAATGATGTGTAGAAATCTTGTTTCAACAAGaaaatgtaattattttacaacaTTAGAAACTGATGAAGATATGCTTTCAATgttatatgaaaataatggagatattttagatattgataatttagttaaaaaagcaaaacatttaaaacattGTCCTTTCTTCAAAAGTAGAAAAGATTTTACCAAAGCTGATTTGATATTACTTCCttacaattatatattagaTCCAAAACTTCGTGCTGCTCAAAAAATAGATTTAGCTGGGAATGTGATAATTTTTGATGAAGCTCATAACTTAGAAAATATATGTGAAGAAAGTagttcaattaattttactaGTACAGATATAAGTATGTGCCTCAAAGAATGTAAAGGAGTAATGGAGTTGTATTTATCTCTTGAAGAAACTGTTAGAGATGAAATG gaTAACACAGACTTGGCTTTTGGAGAAGCTAatcttgaaaaaaaatttccatttgaaaaaaatgattgtGCTCagttattacttttattacaaaattttgaaaatgttattgataaaattgatTATTCAGTATCAAAAACTGTTCAAGATATCGATGGTTATTTATTTGAAGGTAGTTTTATGATTGATCTTCTTCAAAAAGCAGGAATAGAAAAGGCTGCAGCAAGTTCTATTTCATCACTCGTTGATAAGATGGGACAATTTATTGTTAAGAATCAATTTTTAGCAAGAGAATTTGGATTGTCATCTTCAGAAAAATTACTTGAATTTGCCAACTTAGTTTCAACTATTTATGCAGATTCTTATGAAAAAGATGAGGCAACTTCAAGTATGAGAACTTGCCAAAAAGTTGCTTCCTCACtttttaaactatatataacaaaatcaAACAAATGTGTTGAATTTCATTATTGGTGTTTCTCAGCAGGGCATGCCATGAGATATATCCAATCTAGAGGTGTTCATTCTATAATTGTAGCATCAGGAACATTATCTCCATTACATCAATATATTAATTCTATTGGaat tgATTTTCCTATAACTCTTGAAAATGAACATGCTGCAAAATGTACACAAATATTTTCTGGTGCTATAAAAAATACAAGTACTGGAGAACCATTACTTGGAACATTTAAAAATCGTGGTAATATGGTATATATGCATGAGTTAGGttcaattatttataactcatcaaaaattataccACAAGGaatattagttttttttccTTCATATTCTCAAATGAATTTACTAATACAATCAtggaaagaaaaaaaattaaaaagtggTAGAACTATTTGGATTGAACTTGAAAGATACAAAGATCTTTATGTAGAACCAAAAGATAAGTCAGATGTCCCATTGATAATAACACGATTTAGTGCATCAATTGAAAGTGGTAAAGGAGCAATTTTATTTGCTGTTTGTAGAGGAAAAATGTCTGAAGGTATTGATTTTAAAGATTCTCAATCAAGAGGTGTAATAATTATTGGTATTCCTTTTCCTCCATTAAGAGAACCTAGAGTtgtcttaaaaaaaatttatctaggtgataatataaaaaaaaattcattagtCTTATCACCAGATGAATGGTATAAATTAGAAGGTATAAGAGCTGTTAATCAAGCTATTGGTAGAGTCATTAGACATAAAGATGATTTTGGTGCTGTTTTACTTCTTGATCAAAGATTCGGAATGATGGATAAGAATCAATATCCTTCATGGATGAGAGGAAGTATAAAATCATACGACactagtaaaatatttttagaaaaatgttCACAATTTTTTTCTGATAAAG aaaaaaaaaatagacaTTTGTCTGGATGA
- a CDS encoding Protein dispatched, with product MKFLINIKRKFFNCIDNTIDCYINFLLKYSYIVLFIFTVIPITLTLYIIIQYHNSISINPREGFECRNTKLANDRLAFINLESKIASISDILIFNHKQKRDINYLSSVMMTTDDYLWDLSSSSENEWDLGNFSEIDNIYKIMKREEEEGITTTTPDTFTINYDDYGTFQGTTINDIKNPCFQYLALGSQIPYTSIDMFTKLIFEISSYNELFTQKTFQELCNIDQIVNKIIKKYKQLSNKIIDYPQQQLPYSFNLPLYTFCININATGNNEDICQQIREEDILQLKEETSECFVNKSNSVCRTVVASQLNNYMIENNYENILNNQDDYKLKIATIIPIFIGNPKDYYYFSEELLNNLKEIFNGNNGIQLMGVNMLSKDYYFQIYLFNDMYLGILSFFLVVLMIWLYTGSIIFTFVVLLDLIFSLSIAFFIYVEIFKITFFPFINILVVILIAAVGSDDTFILNYANKIAFKKLLKRNKIDTFHPVPQDNLPKISFLGRSVNLSINERNITEFEYQEICKEAIKIAFRNSTISMFVTSVTTAIAFFSNISSSIVVVKCFGIFAGITLPRNNPLQILRSSHSFEWFDEYSKDYFDFENSSTLMQQFNILFGLKPTTDASEYNINDIGSLQSDENFNINTFQKVYHLSDIVHYINQSDIRYQNSLGGKTLWIDYYIDYINDKNCSFIESSCCKSNTTSIFDYTNFSICSLEFSQKRLGVKFPQDIFATIFDDGPIFEKKSMKLIAYYIVGPTKYKLSIQYKEIQKLFDEMLFLNYPHKDDFPKPIILSSPEVTKVYDLFNTLSSDILISITFSLTISIVVIGFITRQLMLTFITLICITNVITLTISTVLWIGWKINVLETTIIVLTIGLSFDYTLHSAVAYKEIHHIICFTALDKILELTSHIIEPILCATITNVIVGFIIIWSKTQAFFEIGAFMIIMSLYSLLSSLVIFPILMICFGDRININLPKIIKMKLRK from the exons atgaaatttttaataaatataaaacgaaaattttttaattgtattgaTAATACAATTGATTg ctatattaattttcttttaaaatattcatatatagttttatttatatttactgTTATTCCAATTACcttaacattatatattattattcaatATCATAATTCTATAAGTATAAATCCACGAGAa GGATTTGAATGTAGAAATACAAAATTGGCAAATGATAGGTTGGCTTTTATTAATCTTGAATCAAAAATAGCATCCATCTCAGATATcttaatatttaatcataAACAAAAAAGAGATATCAATTATTTATCTAGTGTAATGATGACGACTGATGATTATTTATGGGATTTGTCAAGTTCAAGTGAAAATGAATGGGATTTGGGAAATTTTTCtgaaattgataatatttataaaattatgaaaagaGAGGAGGAGGAAGGCATCACAACAACAACACCAGATACATTTACTATTAATTATGATGATTACGGTACATTTCAGGGAACAACAATAAATGACATCAAAAATCCATGTTTTCAATATTTAGCTTTAGGTAGTCAAATTCCATACACATCAATAGATAtgtttacaaaattaatatttgaaatatcctcttataatgaattatttacGCAAAAAACATTTCAAGAACTTTGTAATATTGATCAAAttgttaacaaaattattaaaaaatataaacaattaagtaataaaataattgattaTCCTCAACAACAACTTCcatattcatttaatttaccattatatacattttgtattaatattaatgctACCGGTAATAATGAAGATATCTGTCAACAAATACGTGAAGAAGACATTCTTCAACTAAAAGAAGAAACCTCTGAAtgttttgtaaataaaagtaatagtGTTTGTAGGACGGTGGTTGCTTCTCaacttaataattatatgattgaaaataattatgaaaatattcttaataatcaggatgattataaattaaaaattgccACAATAATACCTATATTTATTGGTAATCcaaaagattattattatttttctgaagaattattaaataatttaaaagaaatttttaatggtaACAATGGTATTCAATTAATGGGAGTTAATATGCTTTCAAAAGactattattttcaaatatatttatttaatgatatgtATTTAggaatattatcattttttttggtCGTCTTAATGATATGGTTGTATACGggatcaattatttttacttttgttGTCTTGTTAgacttaattttttcattaagtatagcattctttatttatgttgaaatatttaagataacattttttccttttataaatattttagtagTAATACTTATAGCTGCAGTTGGTTCTGATGATACATTTATCTTAAATTATGCCAATAAAATTGCTTTTAAG aaacttttaaaacgaaataaaattgatacaTTTCATCCAGTACCCCAAGACAATTTACctaaaattagttttttgGGTAGATCAGTAAATCTTTCTATAAATGAAAGAAATATTACAGAATTTGAGTATCAAGAAATATGTAAAGAGGCAATCAAAATTGCCTTTCGAAATTCAACCATTTCAATGTTTGTAACTTCTGTCACAACAGCAATTGcctttttttctaatatttctTCATCAATTGTTGTTGTTAAATGTTTTGGTATTTTTGCTG GAATAACATTACCAAGAAATAATCCAttacaaattttaagaaGTTCACACTCATTTGAATGGTTTGATGAATACTCAAAagattattttgattttgaaAATTCATCAACATTAATGcaacaatttaatatattatttggaTTAAAACCTACAACTGATGCCAGTgagtataatattaatgatattggAAGTTTACAAAgtgatgaaaattttaatattaatacatttCAAAAAGTATATCACTTAAGTGATATTGTACATTACATAAATCAATCAGATATTCGTTATCAAAATAGTTTGGGTGGGAAAACATTATGGATTGATTATTATATAgattatattaatgataaaaattgttcATTTATCGAAAGTAGTTGCTGTAAAAGTAATACAACATCTATTTTTgattatacaaattttagTATATGTTCTTTGGAATTTTCTCAAAAACGTTTAGGTGTCAAATTTCCCCAAGATATTTTTGCTACAATTTTTGATGATGGTCCAATTTTTGAGAAAAAATCAATGAAACTAATTGCATATTATATAGTTGGACCAACAAAATACAAATTATCTATTCAATATAAAGagattcaaaaattatttgatgaaATGTTATTCTTAAATTATCCACATAAAGATGACTTCCCAAAACCAATAATTCTTTCATCACCAGAAGTGACTAAAGTTTATGATCTTTTCAATACACTATCTagtgatattttaatttcaataacTTTTTCATTAACAATATCTATAGTTGTTATTGGATTCATAACACGTCAATTAATGTTAAcatttataacattaatatgTATTACAAATGTTATTACATTAACTATTTCTACAGTTTTATGGATTG gATGGAAAATAAATGTTCTTGAAACTacaattattgttttaactATTGGATTGTCATTTGATTATACACTTCATTCTGCAGTAGCTTACAAAGAAATCCACCATATCATCTGTTTTACAGcattagataaaattttagaattaaCATCACACATAATTGAACCAATATTATGTGCCACAATTACCAATGTAATAGTTGGATTCATAATCATATGGTCAAAAACTCAGgctttttttgaaattggTGCTTTCATGATTATTATGTCATTATATAGTCTATTAAGTTCACTAGTCATATTTccaattttaatgatttgtTTTGGAGATAGAATAAATATCAATCTACCAAAAATCATCAAGATgaaattaagaaaataa